CGGGCTCGATGCCGCGCTTCTTCAGGCAGGGCGTGCAAACGAGCAGCTTGCCGCCGCCGGCGATGAACTTGTCGACCAGCTCCTTGAGCGGAGCGAAGGGCGCGCCGATCGAGACCTTCTCGGCCTCGCCCTTGACCGCGGCCCAGACGCCATCCGCGCTCAGGAAGACGAGCGTCTCCTTGTCGCTGCCCAGCGCCGCGTTCGCGACGACGAAGCCCAGGGTGACGCGGTCGTTGCTCTCGCGGCTCGACGCGATGGTGACGCAGAACTTTCCGGCCATGACGATCCTCCTCGTGCTATTGCGCGGCGCCGCCGCGCGCTTCGATCAGGTAGTGGGGGTGCGCCGCCTCGAGCAGGCGATGCCCGGTCAGGCGACACCAGGTGGGCAGCTCCATCGGCGCGCCGGGACTGGCGGACACGACGAGCACGCGCGCCCCGCCGGGCAGGGCCTGGAAGTGCCCGCGCAGCTCGAGCAGCAGCTCGCCGCACTCGCGCTCGCCGCCCTCGAAGACGCTGTCGCAGTGCCAATCCGGACGCGCGGACACGCCGCCCCCTCGGGGCTGGCCCGCCGCGGTCAACGAGGCCGGTGTGAAGTAGCCGTCAGTCCGCCGCGCACGCCTGCGGGGCGCGGTGGGGGATCTGCCGAAGGGATGGTCTCAACCGCCGGGACACAGACCTGTGCCCACTCGCGATCGCAGCCCTCAGGTGGCTCGGCGCACAGGTCTCTCTCCGCGGGAGCGTGATGGGCGGCCGATCGGGGTCTCCGGGGCCGCCAGCGCCCGTGAGCATAGCACAGGACAGGGGTGTCCGGGCAAGTGGCCCCGCCGGTCGGGCCGGGCGCCACTGGACGGCCCCGGCTCTGCCGTGCTAGCTTACAGCTCCCCTCACGCTCCCCGCTGCGGCTCCGGCGCGGCGCTCAGCGCCCACCGCAGCCACGAAGCTGTCGTTCCTCCGGCGTCCTGGCGCCGGGTTCGCTATGTCACTCTGTGCTCCGGAGCGTCGCCATGTCGCGTGAGCCTGCCCTCGGCCATCGTCCCGATCCCTACGAGAACTATCAGATGCCGATCGAGCCCTTCAAAGGCTCGCCGGAGGAAGTCGAGCGCCAGTGGTTCGACAAGTGCTACAAGGGGCGCGGCGACTCGATCGCCCAGCTCACCTGGCGGGCGGTGATCATGGGCTCGGTGCTGGGTGGCATCCTGTCGCTGACGAACCTCTACATCGGCCTCAAGGCCGG
This genomic interval from bacterium contains the following:
- a CDS encoding sulfur reduction protein DsrE → MAGKFCVTIASSRESNDRVTLGFVVANAALGSDKETLVFLSADGVWAAVKGEAEKVSIGAPFAPLKELVDKFIAGGGKLLVCTPCLKKRGIEPDALVAGAAPAGGAALVEWLAESPSCVGY
- a CDS encoding sulfurtransferase TusA family protein yields the protein MSARPDWHCDSVFEGGERECGELLLELRGHFQALPGGARVLVVSASPGAPMELPTWCRLTGHRLLEAAHPHYLIEARGGAAQ